In the genome of Candidatus Reidiella endopervernicosa, one region contains:
- a CDS encoding PKD domain-containing protein, whose product MSTNEAPSASFIVDVGTGHSPLMVNFDASPSSDSDGSIAGYSWLFGDGSTATGQQVSHSYTNVGNHSVTLTVTDNEGAIDNATPQTISVWIANNAPTALFSVDTDSGEGPLTVNFDASASGDSDGTIVAYGWDFGDGSSGNGQTVAHSYTTPGVYLATLTVRDDDAATKLSTAHIIRVLPANQAPTAAFSVDTDSGTTPLTVNFDASGSTDTDGSIVSYAWDFGDGDSGVGQQVSHTYTSDGSYTATLTVTDNAGAEDSDSDVIDSISASHYPTARYDVDVDSGPAPLTVSFDASTSSDPDNDIINYFWQFGDGDNASGVTTSHTYTVPGSYDVQMLATDSASQGDVADVRTITVQGPNTLPTAAFTVDVNSGTSPVTVNFDATTSSDSDGSVVGYGWDFGDGFQGSGASTTHTYFADGTHTAILTVTDDRGGQHSVSHDISVAASGGVTLSGVLGLSGTGTVDSDVNDINADYQSNNTTATAQLLISPSSLGNVWGFVSKTATGIEGERFTYSADEVDIYRAYLPVGQRICLTIKNPDDETGLENANDLDLYLYSVDDPESPVATALGTHSSETLHVPTGGEYYIVVAAYRGKSTYKLATFMDLTSVDEVQTLRLEDDFVPGQVIAKLKSEVVNPPGAGADKKGVAAATADRHGERSEGG is encoded by the coding sequence TTGAGTACCAATGAGGCCCCCTCGGCATCTTTTATTGTCGATGTCGGAACGGGACACAGCCCGTTGATGGTCAATTTTGATGCAAGCCCATCGAGTGACAGCGATGGAAGTATCGCCGGCTATTCATGGCTCTTTGGTGATGGCAGTACTGCCACCGGTCAGCAGGTTAGCCACAGTTACACGAACGTCGGTAATCACTCAGTAACTCTCACGGTTACCGATAATGAAGGGGCGATAGATAACGCCACACCTCAGACTATTTCGGTGTGGATTGCCAATAACGCTCCCACCGCACTCTTCAGTGTCGATACCGATAGTGGAGAGGGACCGTTGACGGTGAACTTCGATGCGTCTGCATCAGGTGATTCCGACGGCACGATCGTCGCCTACGGGTGGGACTTTGGTGATGGCTCCAGTGGCAATGGTCAGACTGTGGCACACAGTTATACGACGCCGGGAGTCTACCTTGCGACGCTGACGGTGCGTGATGATGATGCCGCCACGAAGCTGAGCACGGCACACATTATTCGGGTACTGCCAGCCAATCAGGCACCGACCGCTGCCTTTAGCGTCGATACCGATTCAGGCACCACGCCACTGACGGTCAATTTTGATGCCTCCGGTTCAACTGATACCGATGGCTCCATTGTCTCCTACGCCTGGGACTTTGGTGACGGAGACTCTGGTGTGGGTCAACAGGTCTCCCATACCTACACTTCCGATGGCAGCTATACGGCCACGCTGACGGTCACCGACAATGCTGGCGCTGAGGATAGTGATAGCGATGTCATCGACTCTATTTCGGCAAGCCACTACCCGACGGCCCGATACGATGTCGATGTGGATAGCGGGCCTGCACCGCTGACGGTCAGTTTTGACGCCTCAACCTCATCCGATCCTGACAACGATATCATCAACTATTTTTGGCAGTTTGGTGACGGGGATAACGCCTCGGGCGTGACCACTTCGCACACCTATACCGTTCCAGGCAGCTACGATGTCCAGATGTTGGCAACCGATAGTGCCAGCCAGGGGGATGTGGCTGATGTGCGCACCATCACCGTGCAGGGCCCCAATACACTTCCCACGGCGGCCTTTACGGTCGATGTGAACTCAGGCACCAGCCCAGTAACGGTCAACTTCGATGCCACCACCTCCAGCGATTCTGATGGAAGCGTCGTCGGCTATGGGTGGGATTTTGGTGATGGCTTTCAGGGCAGTGGTGCATCGACCACCCATACCTACTTTGCAGATGGTACCCATACGGCAATCCTGACAGTGACCGATGACCGAGGAGGGCAGCACAGCGTGTCACACGACATCAGCGTTGCCGCCAGTGGTGGTGTGACCTTATCTGGAGTGCTGGGGTTGTCGGGAACGGGAACAGTGGACTCTGATGTAAATGATATCAATGCTGACTATCAGAGCAACAACACAACAGCGACCGCGCAGCTATTAATATCTCCCTCTTCGCTAGGGAATGTCTGGGGATTTGTGAGCAAAACGGCGACAGGTATCGAAGGAGAGCGGTTTACCTACAGTGCGGATGAGGTCGATATCTACAGAGCCTATCTGCCAGTAGGTCAAAGGATATGTTTGACCATCAAAAACCCCGATGATGAGACAGGGTTAGAGAACGCTAACGATCTCGATCTCTATCTCTATTCAGTCGATGATCCAGAATCTCCGGTGGCTACCGCTCTGGGAACCCATAGCAGTGAGACGCTTCACGTTCCGACAGGAGGCGAATATTACATTGTGGTTGCCGCCTACCGTGGTAAAAGCACCTATAAGTTGGCGACATTTATGGATCTCACCTCGGTAGACGAAGTGCAAACGCTGCGCCTCGAAGACGATTTTGTTCCCGGTCAGGTCATTGCAAAGCTGAAAAGTGAGGTGGTGAATCCACCGGGCGCAGGTGCCGATAAAAAGGGTGTGGCGGCGGCCACCGCTGACCGCCATGGAGAGCGAAGTGAGGGCGGTTAG
- a CDS encoding FAD:protein FMN transferase, with product MQINKLITALLLLTLSLSATAEWHRDEQPIMGTLIRVELWHSDSTLGKAAVAAVFEEMHRIDHLMSPYKEQSELSRVNREAANQPVVISSELYQLIERANEVSELSNGSFDITFASVGHLYDYRNQINPSADTIEAQLNTIDYRHLILNPMQQSISYTRHGVRIDLGGIAKGHAVDRSIALLKRRGISQALVSAGGDTRILGNKQGRPWMTGIRDPRNPGRSEVVVPLSNAAISTSGDYERYFEKDGIRHHHIISPSTGRSVDELRSVSIISANATTTDALSTTVFVLGLKAGMKLVEASPDLEAIIIDNQGKMHYSSGLGTPQR from the coding sequence ATGCAGATCAATAAGCTGATTACCGCCCTACTCCTACTGACCCTTTCACTATCGGCCACGGCCGAGTGGCACAGAGACGAGCAGCCCATCATGGGTACGTTGATCCGAGTCGAACTGTGGCACTCAGATTCTACGCTCGGTAAGGCGGCCGTCGCTGCGGTCTTCGAGGAGATGCACCGCATCGACCATTTGATGAGCCCCTACAAGGAACAGAGTGAACTCTCCCGGGTTAACCGTGAGGCGGCCAATCAACCGGTAGTCATCAGTAGTGAACTCTACCAGCTCATTGAACGCGCCAACGAGGTCTCAGAGCTCTCGAACGGCAGCTTCGATATCACCTTCGCCAGCGTTGGCCACCTCTACGACTACCGCAATCAGATCAATCCCAGTGCCGATACCATCGAGGCACAGCTCAACACCATCGACTACCGCCACCTGATACTTAACCCCATGCAGCAGAGCATCTCCTATACACGTCATGGTGTGCGTATCGATCTGGGTGGAATCGCCAAGGGGCATGCAGTGGATCGCTCCATCGCTCTTCTCAAACGGCGCGGTATCAGCCAGGCACTGGTCAGTGCCGGTGGCGATACCCGCATCCTCGGCAACAAACAGGGGCGTCCCTGGATGACCGGTATCCGTGACCCAAGGAATCCAGGCCGCAGCGAGGTGGTCGTACCGCTGAGTAATGCCGCCATCTCCACCTCTGGTGACTACGAGCGCTACTTTGAGAAGGACGGCATTCGCCATCACCACATCATCAGTCCATCAACGGGACGCTCGGTTGATGAGCTACGCAGCGTATCGATTATCAGCGCCAACGCCACCACTACTGATGCCTTATCAACCACGGTGTTTGTGCTCGGTCTGAAAGCTGGCATGAAACTGGTAGAGGCTTCACCGGATCTCGAAGCGATCATCATCGATAACCAGGGCAAGATGCACTACTCATCGGGGCTGGGTACTCCACAGAGATAA
- the uvrY gene encoding UvrY/SirA/GacA family response regulator transcription factor translates to MIRVLLVDDHQLIRTGTKRILDDAVGIEVIAEATSGEEAIDFVRKNEVDVVIMDVDMPGIGGLEATTKISSIQPGTKVIILTVHTDDPFPSRLLNAGASGYITKNCASDEIIASVKTVFSGKKHISPDIAQSLALSMLDGDETPFSKLSQREMQVMMMITQGYSIQETSEKLHLSPKTVSTYRYRLYEKLKVENDVALTHLAIRYGVVDTNMRDQENL, encoded by the coding sequence ATGATTCGAGTTTTACTCGTTGATGACCATCAGCTGATTCGTACCGGTACCAAACGAATTCTAGATGATGCTGTAGGGATTGAGGTGATCGCTGAGGCGACCAGTGGAGAGGAGGCAATCGATTTTGTTCGTAAGAATGAGGTCGATGTGGTGATCATGGATGTCGATATGCCCGGCATCGGTGGTCTTGAAGCGACCACTAAGATCTCTAGTATCCAGCCCGGTACTAAAGTGATTATTCTCACCGTTCATACCGACGACCCTTTCCCCAGCCGTCTGCTCAATGCGGGTGCTTCGGGTTATATCACCAAAAACTGCGCCTCCGATGAGATCATTGCATCGGTGAAGACGGTCTTTTCCGGTAAAAAACATATCAGCCCCGATATCGCGCAGAGCCTCGCACTCTCGATGCTCGATGGCGATGAGACCCCATTCTCCAAACTCTCGCAACGCGAGATGCAGGTGATGATGATGATCACCCAGGGCTACAGTATCCAGGAGACCTCGGAGAAGCTTCACCTCAGCCCGAAGACGGTTAGTACCTATCGCTATCGGCTCTACGAGAAACTAAAGGTAGAGAATGATGTGGCGTTGACCCATCTGGCGATCCGCTACGGTGTGGTCGATACCAATATGCGAGATCAGGAGAATCTCTGA
- a CDS encoding ATP-binding protein, with product MTNLRIIFPLLLLLTVVVTAMVMHVSQLQSNLINSTALKTAELYSVALTQFRSLYSSEVVSKASASGLDVTHDYVDRDNAIPLPATLGMKLGEEIGKHATGARAQLYSPYPFPWRSESRVQRAFEKDAWAFLSVNTDQSFSRFESTGETTLLRYATADVMQQACVDCHNTYPDTPKDDWQVGDVRGVLVISLPIDDIIAQTEESLRYTTFAYAAIGLGIVLVIAFVIVRLRNQSKVLQQRVEERTARIEKEIGERKQAMNSLIESEEHNRLLLDSAGDGIYGLDLNGNTTFINPAACKMLGYKVDELLGKPIHEIVHHNHPDGSDYPSEECPMYAAFTDGEVHRVEDEVLWRKDGSSFPIEYTSTPVYKNGALVGAVVTFNDSSERKKMERMKNEFISTVSHELRTPLTSIKGSLGLIANGQFDEDPKTARKMLRIAYENSERLTLLINDLLDINKIENSDTLFEMKPLNLRTLLVDAIYANQGFSDKYNVKLSWQPSDEDQLTISADKNRLIQVLSNLCSNAIKFSPEDGEVVISTSHDDKTVRISITDNGPGIAADYQQSIFEKFVQADSSDTRNTGGTGLGLAITKEIIERHGGTIGLESTPGEGASFYFDLPLTDKSH from the coding sequence ATGACAAACCTCAGAATCATCTTTCCACTACTGCTTCTATTAACCGTTGTTGTTACGGCAATGGTGATGCATGTCTCGCAACTTCAATCGAACCTGATCAACTCCACCGCGCTCAAAACCGCTGAACTCTATTCAGTCGCTTTAACCCAGTTCCGTAGCCTCTACTCATCAGAGGTGGTGTCGAAGGCGAGCGCATCGGGTCTCGATGTCACTCACGACTATGTGGATCGCGATAACGCAATTCCACTACCAGCGACACTCGGTATGAAACTGGGTGAAGAGATCGGCAAACATGCCACCGGGGCCAGGGCGCAGCTCTACAGCCCCTATCCGTTTCCCTGGAGAAGCGAATCGAGAGTGCAGAGAGCATTTGAAAAAGATGCCTGGGCTTTTCTCTCTGTAAACACCGACCAGAGTTTCTCCCGTTTTGAGTCGACGGGTGAAACCACTCTGTTGCGCTACGCCACCGCCGATGTGATGCAACAGGCCTGCGTTGATTGCCATAACACCTACCCTGACACACCCAAGGATGACTGGCAGGTGGGCGATGTACGTGGCGTACTGGTTATCAGCCTGCCGATCGATGACATCATTGCGCAGACCGAAGAGAGCCTGAGATATACAACCTTCGCCTACGCTGCCATCGGACTTGGCATTGTATTGGTGATCGCCTTTGTCATCGTCAGGCTGCGCAACCAGTCGAAGGTGCTGCAGCAGCGGGTCGAGGAGCGTACCGCCAGAATCGAGAAGGAGATCGGTGAACGAAAGCAGGCTATGAACTCATTGATAGAGTCCGAAGAACACAACCGATTGCTGCTCGATTCGGCGGGTGACGGTATCTACGGCCTCGATCTGAACGGCAATACAACCTTTATCAACCCGGCCGCCTGCAAGATGCTCGGTTATAAAGTGGATGAACTGCTCGGTAAACCGATCCATGAGATTGTGCACCACAACCATCCCGACGGTTCCGATTACCCCAGCGAAGAGTGCCCGATGTACGCCGCCTTTACTGACGGTGAAGTACATCGGGTTGAGGATGAGGTGTTATGGCGCAAGGATGGCAGCAGCTTCCCGATTGAGTACACCAGCACCCCGGTCTACAAAAACGGGGCGCTTGTCGGCGCGGTGGTGACCTTCAACGACTCGAGTGAGCGCAAGAAGATGGAGCGCATGAAGAACGAATTCATCTCAACCGTCAGCCATGAACTACGCACACCGCTAACATCCATCAAGGGCTCACTCGGGCTCATCGCCAACGGACAGTTTGATGAAGATCCCAAGACGGCCAGAAAGATGTTGCGCATCGCCTACGAGAACAGCGAGCGCCTCACCCTGCTGATCAACGACCTGCTCGATATCAACAAAATTGAAAACAGCGATACGCTGTTCGAGATGAAACCGCTCAATCTTAGGACATTGCTGGTCGATGCCATCTACGCCAATCAGGGATTCTCCGATAAATACAACGTCAAACTCAGCTGGCAACCAAGCGATGAAGATCAACTCACCATCAGCGCCGATAAAAACAGGCTGATACAGGTCCTCTCAAACCTCTGCTCCAATGCGATCAAGTTCTCACCCGAGGATGGTGAGGTTGTCATCTCTACGAGCCACGATGATAAAACCGTCCGAATCTCAATCACTGACAACGGCCCCGGCATCGCCGCCGATTATCAACAGAGCATCTTCGAGAAATTCGTTCAGGCCGACTCATCCGACACACGCAATACCGGCGGCACAGGCCTGGGACTTGCGATCACCAAGGAGATCATCGAACGACACGGCGGCACGATAGGTCTCGAGAGCACACCGGGAGAGGGTGCCAGCTTCTACTTTGACCTCCCCCTCACCGATAAGAGTCACTGA
- a CDS encoding S8 family serine peptidase — protein MIRGAADRASLFSVNDMGQNSASGKLQSAASSDQDESEYSLLDGRYGIGLSQKDREAFETIKAIKRLRQDSRIDYAEPNYIQKMSLVPDDLHYEQQWHYPAINLPDTWDITTGDASVIVAVIDSGVFMAHEDLSGNLLSTGYDFIVSTSMSNDGDGIDPDPDPDDPGDIVISYSVWHGTHVAGTIAASTNTTTGVAGVAPDVRIMPIRVLGEGGSGASYDVAQGILYAAGLANDSATVPPQAADIINLSLGGAYVNQASKDAISAALNAGVIVIAAKGNDGSDAPHYPSDYEGVVSVGALGMGDEQAYYSNYGPTLDLVAPGGDSKIDADNDGKFDSTILSTSVDVSSGSRESGYDHKQGTSMATPHVAGVIALMKSVYSELTPTLLTALIENGAITTDLSGDGAAVRNDTYGYGKIDALKAVQQAQAIAGGATPPVHDEVGIIYEIDNMVLSSSQTISIVKWSGTFTVDSITLNYPWATLTPTAVDGEGFGDYQLDIDRDQFGDGLYLLDITFVMSNGDQYVTRINVTDRVSTLDERDVGNVYMVLVDESTLNVVKQIRMNLDVALFEPEVPFSMSNVPDGTYLLYAGTDFDGDRLLEDDEYFGRGFYDHDDDIFTSDISPIVVNSADIDSVSIYVGSTSADPVGLID, from the coding sequence ATGATACGTGGCGCTGCAGATCGAGCCTCGCTGTTTTCGGTCAACGATATGGGCCAGAACTCCGCTTCAGGGAAGCTGCAGTCAGCCGCTAGCAGTGACCAGGATGAAAGTGAATACAGCCTGTTGGACGGTCGCTACGGCATCGGTTTAAGTCAGAAGGATCGGGAAGCCTTCGAAACTATTAAAGCGATCAAGCGACTACGTCAGGATAGTCGCATCGACTATGCAGAACCGAACTATATCCAGAAAATGAGCCTCGTACCCGATGATCTGCACTATGAGCAGCAGTGGCACTACCCGGCGATAAACCTTCCCGACACCTGGGATATCACCACCGGCGATGCGTCGGTTATCGTCGCAGTTATTGATAGTGGTGTCTTTATGGCCCATGAAGATCTATCGGGCAATCTACTCTCGACTGGTTACGATTTTATCGTATCAACCTCAATGAGTAATGATGGCGATGGCATCGATCCAGACCCCGACCCCGACGATCCCGGTGATATAGTTATTTCATATAGCGTCTGGCACGGCACCCATGTGGCCGGCACCATCGCGGCGAGTACCAATACCACCACCGGGGTGGCCGGCGTAGCGCCCGATGTGCGGATAATGCCGATCCGGGTACTGGGCGAGGGGGGATCGGGTGCCTCCTATGATGTCGCTCAGGGAATCTTGTATGCGGCAGGCCTGGCAAACGACTCCGCCACGGTTCCGCCGCAGGCGGCCGATATTATCAATCTGAGTCTGGGTGGCGCCTACGTCAACCAAGCATCGAAAGATGCGATCAGTGCGGCCCTGAATGCCGGGGTGATCGTGATTGCCGCAAAGGGCAATGATGGCAGCGATGCTCCACACTACCCATCCGATTACGAAGGTGTGGTCTCTGTGGGAGCTCTCGGTATGGGCGACGAGCAGGCCTACTATTCAAACTATGGCCCCACGCTCGATCTGGTCGCACCGGGAGGGGACAGTAAGATCGATGCCGATAACGATGGCAAGTTTGATAGCACCATCCTCAGCACCTCGGTGGATGTCTCATCCGGTAGCCGTGAGTCGGGGTATGACCATAAACAGGGCACCTCCATGGCAACGCCCCATGTTGCCGGTGTTATTGCCCTGATGAAATCGGTCTACTCTGAACTGACGCCCACGCTACTCACTGCGCTGATCGAAAATGGTGCGATCACGACCGACCTGAGCGGGGATGGTGCGGCTGTGCGCAATGACACCTATGGCTACGGGAAGATCGATGCACTCAAGGCGGTGCAGCAGGCACAGGCAATTGCTGGTGGTGCGACACCACCCGTGCATGACGAGGTCGGTATCATCTACGAAATCGACAATATGGTTCTCTCTAGCTCTCAAACCATCTCGATCGTGAAGTGGAGTGGCACATTCACTGTCGACTCGATAACGCTCAACTACCCCTGGGCCACGCTGACCCCCACGGCCGTCGATGGTGAAGGCTTCGGTGACTACCAGCTCGATATCGACCGCGATCAATTTGGTGACGGTCTCTACCTGCTCGATATTACATTTGTAATGAGCAATGGCGATCAATATGTCACACGGATCAATGTGACCGACAGAGTTTCTACTTTAGATGAGAGAGATGTCGGCAATGTTTATATGGTGCTGGTGGATGAATCAACGCTGAATGTGGTCAAGCAAATACGCATGAATCTCGATGTGGCGCTATTTGAACCAGAGGTGCCGTTTAGCATGAGTAACGTCCCAGATGGAACCTATCTACTCTATGCAGGAACCGATTTTGATGGCGACCGGTTGCTGGAGGATGACGAGTATTTTGGTAGGGGTTTTTATGATCATGATGATGACATCTTCACCTCAGATATCAGCCCTATTGTTGTAAACAGTGCCGATATCGATAGCGTTTCGATCTATGTGGGTAGTACCAGTGCCGATCCCGTTGGTCTGATTGATTGA
- a CDS encoding ABC transporter substrate-binding protein, which translates to MLGLGCPKHASAKIATPRDVPHTFKDDALITGDADAMTAYLTDQPYYYRERGVSVRMINPLNYGIDLYGDMLFTSEDIMQTQPELALRFRRAALKGWQYALENPEEVVDWTIERYGSKRVVPHFCMRPARPER; encoded by the coding sequence TTGCTTGGGCTTGGATGCCCAAAACATGCTTCCGCAAAAATAGCGACTCCCCGAGATGTTCCCCATACCTTCAAAGACGATGCGCTCATTACCGGCGATGCCGATGCGATGACCGCCTATCTGACAGACCAGCCCTACTATTACAGGGAGCGAGGGGTTTCAGTCAGAATGATCAATCCGCTCAATTACGGCATCGATCTATACGGTGACATGCTCTTTACCAGTGAAGATATCATGCAAACGCAGCCTGAGCTTGCGCTGCGATTCCGTCGTGCGGCACTCAAAGGGTGGCAATACGCGCTGGAAAACCCGGAGGAGGTTGTTGACTGGACCATCGAACGATATGGATCCAAAAGAGTCGTGCCGCACTTCTGTATGAGGCCAGCTCGACCCGAGAGATGA
- a CDS encoding PAS domain-containing protein — protein sequence MPNLVEVGHLNADRFVRIAEIYRTETMVPPDAELGHIVYSDYLNIDSEIPQWVVWLVSGSILLLLVAFGLVLVVRQLRALVEKRADELKQAHNKLQRYIDILDRYIITSSTDLNGRFTYASEAFSQISKYSTQELLTQPHNIIRHPDMSDKVYSEMWRAIEQGNSWCGEILNRAKDGSGYWVEANVEADLNEHGEIIGYTAIQQNITDKKQIEELSSTDYLTGLYNRKK from the coding sequence ATGCCAAATCTGGTTGAGGTTGGGCATCTTAACGCTGACCGCTTTGTGCGTATTGCCGAGATCTACCGAACGGAGACGATGGTTCCACCCGATGCGGAGCTGGGGCATATTGTCTATAGCGACTATTTGAATATTGATAGTGAGATTCCTCAATGGGTCGTATGGCTGGTGAGCGGCTCGATTTTACTGCTGCTGGTAGCGTTTGGGCTTGTGTTGGTGGTTCGACAGCTGAGGGCGCTGGTCGAGAAGCGAGCGGATGAGCTCAAGCAGGCGCATAACAAACTACAGCGCTATATCGATATTCTGGACCGCTATATCATCACCTCGAGTACTGATCTCAACGGTCGTTTTACATACGCCTCAGAGGCGTTTAGCCAAATTTCGAAATACTCCACTCAGGAGTTGTTAACACAACCACACAATATTATTCGTCATCCTGATATGTCCGATAAGGTCTACAGTGAGATGTGGCGGGCGATTGAACAGGGGAATAGTTGGTGTGGTGAGATCCTGAACAGGGCGAAGGATGGTAGTGGCTACTGGGTAGAAGCGAATGTTGAAGCAGACCTGAATGAACACGGCGAAATTATCGGTTATACCGCCATCCAGCAGAACATTACGGATAAGAAACAGATCGAAGAGCTTTCAAGTACCGACTATCTGACAGGGTTATATAACCGAAAAAAGTAG
- a CDS encoding GGDEF domain-containing protein, whose translation MFELELKRARRYEKPLSVILCDLDNFKQINDSYGHQVGDEVLIVIARLILKSVRVTDFAGRWGGEEFMIICPESDLNQAIRVAEKLRMEIEMQPFSEIGQRTSSFGVASFVLGDDIDAMLKRADRCTLSCKKRW comes from the coding sequence ATTTTTGAGCTTGAGTTGAAACGTGCAAGACGCTATGAAAAACCACTGTCAGTGATTTTGTGCGATCTCGATAATTTTAAGCAGATCAATGATAGTTATGGTCATCAGGTGGGTGATGAGGTGTTGATTGTTATTGCGCGGTTAATCCTGAAATCCGTTCGAGTGACGGATTTTGCCGGTCGCTGGGGTGGAGAGGAGTTTATGATTATCTGTCCTGAGTCCGATCTGAATCAGGCGATAAGAGTTGCTGAGAAACTCAGAATGGAAATTGAGATGCAGCCATTTTCTGAAATCGGTCAACGAACATCCAGCTTCGGTGTTGCAAGCTTTGTGTTGGGTGATGATATCGATGCCATGCTAAAGAGGGCGGATAGATGCACTCTATCGTGCAAAAAGAGGTGGTAG
- a CDS encoding ABC transporter substrate-binding protein — translation MSVIPHLSGRSGDRWRGAVWGGRLESYFASASGKPVVVLCAIFQHSPLVLLTLAEANIYGPLELKGKRLMRQQGVDDAAITAMFHQEGMDDGIFSLTAMDSEAKAVSPDSRRRLPIRS, via the coding sequence ATGAGCGTGATCCCTCATCTCTCCGGTCGATCAGGTGATCGATGGAGAGGCGCAGTTTGGGGTGGCAGACTCGAGTCTTATTTTGCATCGGCTTCAGGGAAGCCGGTTGTCGTACTGTGTGCAATTTTTCAACACTCGCCTCTGGTCCTGCTGACGCTTGCTGAGGCGAACATCTACGGACCGCTTGAACTCAAGGGGAAGCGGTTGATGCGGCAGCAGGGAGTTGATGATGCCGCTATTACCGCCATGTTTCACCAGGAGGGTATGGATGACGGGATTTTCTCGCTGACCGCCATGGATAGCGAAGCGAAGGCGGTTAGTCCCGATAGTCGACGCCGTCTGCCTATTCGTAGTTGA
- a CDS encoding uracil-DNA glycosylase — MDQKLSFDVDCRLCPRLSEFLDEVGEEYPDYHARPVAPFGAKNPDLLIVGLAPGMHGANATGRPFTGDYAGVLLYETLHHFGYGNRPESVSADDGLKLKGCRITNAVKCLPPQNKPLTSEVVACSPYLQNELNGLKKGAVVMALGGVAHNAVLRALGLKASQHKFGHNNRYPLEGDRWLLDSYHCSRYNTQTRRLTPEMFRDVFASADELLGKKGRKR, encoded by the coding sequence ATGGATCAAAAACTCAGTTTCGATGTCGATTGCCGCCTCTGCCCACGCCTCAGTGAATTCCTCGACGAGGTGGGTGAAGAGTACCCCGACTACCACGCCCGACCCGTTGCACCGTTTGGTGCGAAGAATCCCGATCTACTGATTGTTGGCCTTGCGCCCGGTATGCACGGCGCCAACGCCACCGGTCGCCCTTTTACCGGCGACTATGCGGGCGTGCTGCTCTACGAGACGCTGCACCACTTCGGTTACGGCAATAGACCTGAGTCGGTCTCGGCCGATGATGGGCTGAAGCTCAAGGGGTGTCGTATTACCAATGCGGTCAAGTGCCTGCCGCCGCAGAACAAACCGCTTACCTCAGAGGTGGTCGCCTGTAGCCCCTATCTGCAGAATGAACTGAATGGTCTGAAGAAGGGGGCTGTCGTCATGGCTCTGGGTGGTGTCGCCCATAATGCGGTGTTGCGTGCACTCGGGCTGAAGGCCTCACAGCATAAGTTCGGTCACAATAATCGTTACCCGCTCGAAGGCGATCGCTGGCTGCTCGACTCCTACCACTGCAGCCGCTACAACACCCAGACTCGTCGTCTCACCCCCGAGATGTTCCGTGATGTCTTCGCCTCGGCCGATGAGCTGCTGGGTAAAAAGGGTCGTAAGCGCTGA